From the Phycisphaeraceae bacterium genome, one window contains:
- the rpsU gene encoding 30S ribosomal protein S21, giving the protein MAIRIKARNGETAEQMLRRFKKLCEKEGLTKEVKRRAYYEKPSERKQRALRKAVKRSTPMTGSKPSRS; this is encoded by the coding sequence ATGGCGATTCGGATTAAGGCACGCAACGGCGAAACCGCGGAGCAGATGCTCCGCCGCTTCAAGAAGCTCTGCGAGAAAGAGGGCCTGACCAAAGAGGTCAAGCGCCGCGCCTACTACGAAAAGCCCAGTGAGCGGAAGCAGCGGGCCCTCCGCAAGGCCGTGAAGCGCAGCACGCCGATGACGGGCAGCAAGCCGTCTCGTTCCTAA
- the larC gene encoding pyridinium-3,5-bisthiocarboxylic acid mononucleotide nickel chelatase: MSVQTASHQDSPAEVTELVVNLDDAPGETIGHTVTAVLDAGALDAWWTPIGMKKNRPGVMLSVLVHPVDQRRLEALLLELTGSFGVRTRTWQRTVLDRRHETVLTPFGEARVKIGSRDGQDLVARGEHEDAAQLAQRSGTPLRLVQAAIDAEATSRFLTAGGKR; the protein is encoded by the coding sequence TTGTCCGTCCAGACCGCCTCACATCAGGATTCTCCCGCCGAGGTCACTGAGCTTGTCGTCAATCTCGACGATGCGCCAGGCGAGACCATCGGGCACACGGTGACGGCCGTCCTCGACGCCGGTGCCCTCGACGCCTGGTGGACCCCGATCGGTATGAAGAAGAACCGCCCGGGGGTCATGCTCTCGGTTCTGGTCCACCCGGTCGATCAGCGCCGTCTTGAAGCCCTGCTCCTTGAACTGACCGGCTCCTTCGGCGTGCGTACCCGCACGTGGCAACGCACCGTCCTCGACCGCCGGCATGAGACCGTCTTAACACCCTTTGGGGAAGCCCGCGTCAAGATCGGCTCCCGCGATGGCCAGGACCTGGTCGCTCGGGGCGAACACGAAGACGCAGCTCAACTCGCCCAGCGGTCTGGCACACCCCTGCGTCTGGTTCAGGCCGCCATCGACGCCGAAGCCACCTCGCGGTTCCTCACGGCAGGGGGGAAACGGTAG
- the iscX gene encoding Fe-S cluster assembly protein IscX — MDETFGWTDFEDIALGLVEAHPDRDPAVISFPELRKLVEGLEGFEADPDHRVNEQILEAIQSLWVEENQEISGDEEDRPGFRPNNPFR; from the coding sequence ATGGACGAGACCTTCGGCTGGACAGATTTTGAGGACATCGCGCTGGGTCTGGTCGAAGCGCATCCGGACCGGGATCCGGCAGTCATCAGCTTTCCTGAGTTGCGGAAGCTGGTGGAGGGCCTGGAGGGTTTCGAGGCGGACCCGGACCACCGAGTAAACGAGCAGATCCTTGAAGCGATCCAGTCGCTGTGGGTCGAGGAAAATCAGGAAATCTCGGGGGACGAGGAGGACCGACCGGGTTTTCGTCCGAACAATCCGTTCCGCTGA
- the dnaN gene encoding DNA polymerase III subunit beta, with protein MKVICDRGALVEALNTVSGVVLSRTPKPVLRCVKLTAEASPPMLTLVGTDTEVTVTLKTERIEVAEAGEALIPADKLGQIVRESIDPTIEIATDEESAVITGKDSRFKVFGYPVADFAAVPVFKGDADFEIGASDLHRLIAMTIFATARENSRYAINGVLLERTGNKLSVVATDGHRLALAKGSCKGGSGETRSAIVPTKALNLLLKLFDDPEQTVRCRIADNQIFFATDQAVLVSNLVEGNFPPYQDVIPKDGDKKAEVSTDVLVSAVRRAALLTNEESKGVRMAFDESGLTLTSRAPEMGEAEIKSELSSYSGEPVEIGFNPAYILDALKVVDSEKVTLELKAANKPGVMKTESHFLYVVMPVSLT; from the coding sequence ATGAAGGTCATTTGCGATCGGGGAGCCCTGGTCGAGGCACTCAACACGGTATCGGGCGTTGTTTTGAGTCGTACGCCTAAGCCGGTGCTGCGGTGCGTGAAGCTGACGGCGGAGGCGAGCCCGCCGATGCTGACGCTGGTGGGCACGGATACTGAGGTGACGGTGACGCTCAAGACCGAGCGGATCGAGGTCGCTGAGGCTGGGGAGGCGTTGATTCCGGCGGACAAGCTGGGGCAGATCGTGCGGGAGTCGATTGACCCGACGATCGAGATCGCCACGGATGAAGAGTCAGCGGTGATCACGGGTAAGGACAGTCGTTTCAAGGTCTTTGGGTATCCGGTGGCGGATTTTGCTGCGGTACCAGTGTTCAAGGGGGATGCTGATTTTGAGATCGGTGCTTCGGACCTGCATCGGCTGATCGCGATGACGATATTTGCGACGGCTCGGGAAAACAGTCGGTACGCGATCAATGGCGTGCTGCTGGAGCGGACGGGCAACAAGCTATCGGTGGTGGCGACGGATGGTCACCGGCTGGCACTGGCCAAGGGCTCGTGCAAGGGTGGTTCGGGAGAGACGCGGTCGGCGATCGTTCCGACCAAGGCCTTGAATCTGCTGCTGAAGCTGTTTGATGACCCGGAGCAGACGGTGCGGTGCCGGATTGCTGACAACCAGATCTTCTTCGCGACGGATCAGGCGGTGCTCGTGTCGAATCTGGTGGAGGGGAACTTCCCGCCTTATCAGGACGTGATCCCGAAGGATGGCGACAAGAAGGCTGAGGTCAGCACGGATGTGCTGGTGTCGGCGGTGCGTCGTGCGGCTCTGCTGACCAATGAAGAGTCCAAGGGCGTGCGGATGGCGTTTGATGAGAGTGGGTTGACGCTTACGAGCCGTGCCCCAGAAATGGGTGAGGCGGAGATCAAGTCGGAGTTGTCGAGCTACAGCGGTGAGCCGGTTGAGATCGGGTTCAACCCGGCGTACATCCTGGATGCGCTCAAGGTCGTGGATAGTGAGAAGGTCACCCTTGAGCTCAAAGCGGCGAACAAGCCGGGCGTGATGAAGACCGAGAGTCACTTTCTGTACGTTGTCATGCCCGTGAGCCTGACCTGA
- a CDS encoding sodium/proton-translocating pyrophosphatase: MTAFWHPCLLAVTPSAVTSTPSLADLPLAFVIAPIAGVLALVFARLFYGSIMAKPEGDASMIRIAAAVREGAYAYLARQRNIVLIVFAVLIALLLVMALVMGTHQELTPLGVAIAGLFSGLCGYFGMKTATNASARTAAAARESLNDGLQVAFRAGAVMGLCVTGFALIDISVWFAVLFVAFGSEGPIGLVHLTTVTLSFAMGASLQALFARVGGGIYTKAADVGADLVGKVEAGIPEDDARNPATIADNVGDNVGDVAGMGADLYESYYGSILAAMALAAAAAMRLNLDLPAAAALVVAAPAVAGLGILCSIAAIYMVRAREGAGFAELLRSLHTGVFASSGMIILGSFALLQWLLGSIEQVSALGIWGAIVSGLVAGLVIARGTELYTSYEHSPTRRISKQAETGPATVIIAGIAEGMTSTWVPLLTVVVAILLAFNLAGGSEEFLLGVFGVGIAAVGMLATLGITLATDAYGPIADNAGGNAEMTHQPPHVRERTDMLDSLGNTTAATGKGFAIGSAALTALALLAAYVITVQAALTQQVHTLPMTEPIAAQMAAATDGLQPGVVKFEGGYLGHGLFRIVDPGTGKVDAGMLLSHQDRRLIETALDAGDAQITILQHGSRRFYDAQLTIGPELYDFEVLPASAADITQLLEFYDVSIMNPKVLCGLFIGVMLVMVFCAMTMNAVGRAASSMMIECRRQFGLMKQGFALDGMTEAQIADPNQWPDTTQFEGKQYPDYASCVSISTTGALREMVMPSLLAFFTPIATGLILGVPGTMGLLAGTLVCGFAVAIFMANAGGAWDNAKKFIETGEQGGKGSADHKATVVGDTVGDPFKDTSGPSLNILIKLVSIVSVVFAGLIVRYSPEVSSWIGLG; encoded by the coding sequence ATGACCGCCTTCTGGCATCCCTGCCTCCTCGCCGTGACCCCATCCGCTGTGACCAGCACGCCAAGCCTGGCTGACCTCCCGCTGGCCTTTGTGATCGCCCCGATCGCTGGCGTGTTGGCACTGGTCTTCGCGCGGCTCTTTTATGGGTCGATCATGGCCAAGCCCGAGGGTGACGCCAGCATGATCCGGATCGCCGCTGCGGTTAGAGAAGGGGCCTATGCCTACCTCGCACGTCAACGGAATATCGTTCTGATCGTCTTCGCTGTGCTCATCGCTCTTCTGCTGGTGATGGCTCTCGTGATGGGCACGCACCAGGAGCTGACGCCCCTGGGTGTCGCCATCGCGGGGCTGTTTTCGGGTCTCTGTGGCTACTTCGGCATGAAGACCGCCACCAACGCCTCGGCGCGCACTGCCGCCGCTGCCCGCGAGTCGCTGAACGACGGTTTGCAGGTCGCCTTCCGTGCCGGTGCGGTCATGGGCCTGTGCGTCACCGGGTTCGCGCTGATCGATATCTCGGTCTGGTTCGCAGTGCTGTTTGTTGCCTTCGGCTCCGAGGGCCCGATCGGACTGGTCCATCTGACGACGGTTACGCTGAGCTTCGCGATGGGTGCTTCGCTGCAGGCGTTGTTCGCCCGTGTCGGTGGCGGGATCTACACCAAGGCCGCGGATGTTGGCGCTGATCTCGTTGGCAAAGTCGAAGCCGGGATCCCTGAAGATGACGCTCGCAATCCGGCGACCATCGCCGACAACGTGGGCGATAACGTCGGCGACGTCGCTGGCATGGGTGCGGACCTCTACGAGAGCTACTACGGGTCGATCCTGGCCGCGATGGCGCTTGCAGCCGCCGCGGCGATGCGTCTGAATCTCGACCTTCCAGCCGCAGCGGCTCTGGTCGTGGCCGCTCCTGCTGTCGCGGGCCTCGGCATTCTCTGCTCGATCGCGGCGATCTATATGGTTCGCGCCCGTGAGGGTGCGGGTTTTGCCGAGCTGCTGCGCTCGCTGCACACCGGCGTCTTTGCCAGCTCGGGGATGATCATCCTCGGCTCCTTCGCGCTGCTGCAGTGGTTGCTTGGTTCGATTGAGCAGGTCAGCGCTCTGGGGATCTGGGGGGCGATCGTCTCCGGGCTCGTGGCGGGTCTGGTCATCGCCCGAGGTACCGAGTTGTATACCTCCTATGAACACAGCCCCACCCGGCGCATCAGCAAGCAGGCCGAGACCGGCCCCGCGACGGTGATCATCGCTGGTATCGCTGAGGGCATGACCTCGACGTGGGTTCCGCTGCTGACGGTGGTGGTCGCGATCCTTCTCGCGTTCAACCTCGCTGGCGGGTCCGAAGAGTTCCTGCTGGGCGTGTTCGGTGTCGGTATTGCCGCCGTCGGGATGCTCGCGACGCTTGGGATCACCCTCGCGACCGACGCCTACGGACCGATCGCCGACAACGCGGGCGGGAACGCCGAGATGACCCACCAGCCCCCGCACGTCCGCGAGCGCACCGACATGCTCGACAGCCTTGGCAACACGACCGCCGCGACGGGAAAAGGCTTCGCCATTGGCTCGGCGGCGCTCACAGCGCTCGCGCTACTCGCGGCCTATGTCATCACGGTTCAGGCTGCATTAACTCAGCAGGTTCATACGCTGCCGATGACCGAACCCATCGCCGCCCAGATGGCCGCGGCGACTGATGGTCTCCAGCCGGGCGTCGTGAAGTTCGAGGGCGGCTACCTCGGCCACGGCCTGTTTCGCATTGTGGATCCCGGCACCGGCAAGGTGGATGCGGGCATGCTGCTCTCTCATCAGGACCGTCGTCTCATCGAGACGGCGCTCGACGCTGGCGACGCGCAGATCACCATCCTGCAGCACGGTAGTCGGCGCTTCTACGACGCCCAACTCACGATCGGGCCTGAGCTGTATGACTTCGAGGTTCTCCCGGCGAGCGCTGCCGACATCACCCAGCTCCTCGAGTTCTACGACGTCTCGATCATGAACCCCAAGGTTCTCTGCGGGCTGTTCATCGGCGTGATGCTGGTCATGGTTTTCTGCGCGATGACGATGAACGCCGTCGGCCGCGCAGCTTCGAGCATGATGATCGAGTGCCGCAGGCAGTTCGGGCTCATGAAGCAGGGCTTTGCCCTCGATGGCATGACGGAGGCCCAGATAGCTGATCCCAATCAGTGGCCCGATACCACCCAGTTCGAGGGCAAGCAGTACCCCGACTACGCCAGTTGTGTCTCGATCTCGACGACCGGGGCTCTCCGGGAGATGGTCATGCCCTCGCTGCTGGCCTTCTTCACGCCGATCGCGACCGGCCTGATCCTGGGTGTGCCCGGGACCATGGGTCTTCTCGCCGGAACCCTCGTCTGCGGCTTCGCCGTGGCCATCTTCATGGCCAACGCCGGCGGGGCATGGGACAACGCCAAGAAGTTCATCGAGACCGGCGAGCAGGGCGGCAAAGGCTCGGCTGACCATAAGGCCACCGTCGTGGGCGACACCGTTGGCGACCCGTTCAAGGACACCTCCGGGCCGTCACTGAACATCCTGATCAAGCTGGTCTCGATCGTCTCGGTGGTCTTTGCCGGTCTGATCGTCCGCTACAGTCCCGAGGTCTCTTCCTGGATCGGCCTGGGCTGA
- a CDS encoding amidohydrolase, whose product MPISKAPKNTASDLSSRINSLIPRMIELRHDLHAHPQLAYQETYASEVVQRELKAAGIPFTAGLAETGVVGVIRCDHHDPAAKAIALRADMDALPITEATGLPYASKTPGLMHACGHDGHTAALLGTAHALADLAREHPEALPRPIKLIFQPAEEAGAGAQRMVEAGVLTEAVGGCAVESIFGLHGWTDTDIGQLRTLPGPMMAATLSFRITITGQGGHAASPHKARDPIPAAAATVTALQTIVSRSTQPTRPAVVTVATLHAGEGAVNVIPHTATLSGTARTFDLAERERIGQRIAEIARHTAAAHGCTAELQTLDGYPPTINDPAATDTMLRVARLALGDANVALMDDPVMGAEDFSFYAQQVPACFAFVGVKPPEKSDYPSLHTPEYDYADGTLTVSMKVLCALAMHDLAVN is encoded by the coding sequence ATGCCAATATCAAAGGCCCCAAAAAACACCGCCAGCGACCTCTCCTCCAGGATTAACAGCCTAATCCCTCGGATGATCGAGCTGCGCCACGACCTCCACGCCCACCCCCAACTCGCCTATCAGGAAACCTACGCTTCCGAAGTCGTTCAACGCGAGCTAAAGGCCGCAGGCATCCCCTTCACCGCCGGACTCGCCGAAACCGGCGTCGTAGGCGTCATCCGCTGCGACCACCACGACCCCGCCGCCAAGGCCATCGCCCTCCGCGCCGATATGGACGCCCTGCCCATCACCGAGGCCACCGGCCTGCCCTACGCCTCGAAGACCCCCGGCCTCATGCACGCCTGCGGACACGATGGCCACACCGCCGCCCTCCTCGGCACTGCCCACGCCCTCGCCGACCTGGCCCGCGAGCACCCCGAAGCCCTGCCCCGTCCCATCAAACTTATCTTCCAACCCGCGGAGGAAGCCGGGGCCGGGGCCCAGCGCATGGTCGAAGCCGGCGTCCTCACCGAAGCCGTCGGCGGGTGCGCCGTGGAGTCCATCTTCGGCCTCCACGGCTGGACCGATACCGACATCGGCCAGCTCCGCACCCTCCCCGGCCCCATGATGGCCGCCACCCTCAGCTTCCGCATCACCATCACCGGCCAAGGCGGTCACGCTGCATCGCCCCACAAGGCCCGCGATCCGATCCCCGCCGCCGCCGCGACCGTCACCGCCCTCCAGACCATCGTCTCACGCTCAACCCAGCCAACGCGCCCCGCCGTCGTCACCGTCGCCACGCTCCACGCCGGCGAAGGCGCCGTCAACGTCATCCCCCACACCGCCACCCTCAGCGGAACCGCCCGCACCTTCGACCTCGCCGAACGCGAACGCATCGGCCAGCGCATCGCCGAGATCGCCCGACACACCGCCGCCGCCCACGGCTGCACCGCCGAACTCCAGACCCTCGACGGCTACCCCCCAACCATCAATGACCCCGCCGCCACCGACACCATGCTCCGCGTCGCCCGACTCGCCCTGGGCGACGCCAACGTCGCCCTCATGGACGATCCGGTCATGGGTGCCGAAGACTTCTCTTTCTACGCCCAACAAGTCCCCGCCTGCTTCGCCTTCGTAGGCGTCAAACCCCCCGAAAAATCCGACTACCCCAGCCTCCACACACCCGAGTACGACTACGCCGACGGAACGCTAACGGTGAGTATGAAGGTGTTGTGTGCGCTGGCGATGCATGACCTCGCAGTCAACTAG
- a CDS encoding heavy metal-associated domain-containing protein, producing MRAFPMLVALILSVALLTGCAMTGSSDAGGSPAEDARVIQAERFTLYALGLSCPLCAHNLDKTLLEIDGIESAEVNLADGSVIVRMRPGTSVTVGELRRMVEGSGFTFDRVETPTGT from the coding sequence ATGCGAGCCTTCCCCATGTTGGTTGCTTTGATTCTCAGTGTTGCGTTGCTCACGGGCTGCGCGATGACGGGTTCGTCGGATGCGGGCGGTTCGCCTGCTGAGGACGCCCGGGTGATCCAGGCCGAGCGGTTCACGCTCTATGCGCTTGGGCTGAGTTGTCCGTTGTGCGCGCACAATCTCGACAAGACCCTGCTCGAGATCGACGGCATCGAGTCGGCCGAGGTTAATCTCGCTGATGGCTCGGTGATCGTGCGGATGCGGCCGGGTACGAGTGTGACGGTGGGCGAACTCCGGCGGATGGTCGAGGGTAGCGGGTTTACCTTCGATCGCGTCGAGACGCCCACGGGGACCTGA
- the murB gene encoding UDP-N-acetylmuramate dehydrogenase has product MSTLDPSMFEGLDVEVSFDAPLGPLTWYRVGGSAEALVDPRSIESLGELLRRCHASKIAVRVLGSGANLLVADEGVPGVIVRLSNPAFRQLKGLDRRDGLIAVGGGYDLMRLVNETTRVGLGGLEGLAGVPASIGGAVRMNAGGAYGQISDVVASVLVMDDRGQTRRIARDDIAFGYRRSGITELVIIEVELQLEPAEAVSLIQRKKEVFARKKYEQPFGAATCGCAFKNPTDDQGQPCDSAGRLIDACGLKGYRLGGAVVSDRHANFIAAESGASADDLIRLIDHVQREVAEQTGVHLVCEVVIWP; this is encoded by the coding sequence GTGTCCACCCTTGATCCCTCGATGTTTGAAGGTCTCGACGTTGAGGTCAGCTTCGATGCGCCTCTTGGTCCGCTGACGTGGTACCGCGTGGGCGGTTCAGCGGAAGCGTTGGTCGATCCGCGCTCGATCGAGTCTCTAGGCGAACTGCTCCGGCGATGCCACGCCTCGAAGATCGCGGTTCGGGTGCTGGGGAGTGGGGCGAATCTGCTGGTTGCTGACGAAGGGGTGCCGGGCGTGATCGTGCGTCTATCGAACCCTGCCTTTAGACAACTCAAGGGGCTCGATCGCCGAGATGGGCTGATCGCTGTAGGCGGTGGCTACGACCTGATGCGACTGGTGAATGAGACGACCCGGGTCGGTCTTGGCGGGCTGGAAGGACTCGCTGGTGTGCCAGCTTCCATCGGCGGGGCGGTGCGTATGAATGCAGGAGGGGCGTATGGTCAGATCAGCGATGTGGTGGCCTCGGTCCTGGTGATGGATGATCGTGGTCAGACCCGGCGCATTGCGCGAGATGACATCGCATTCGGTTACCGGCGATCGGGTATCACGGAGCTGGTCATTATTGAGGTCGAGCTGCAACTAGAACCTGCTGAGGCAGTGAGTCTAATCCAGCGAAAGAAAGAGGTCTTCGCGCGGAAGAAGTATGAGCAGCCTTTTGGTGCAGCGACATGTGGCTGCGCGTTTAAGAATCCGACAGACGATCAGGGGCAGCCCTGCGACTCTGCTGGTCGGTTGATCGATGCCTGTGGGCTCAAGGGCTACCGATTGGGTGGGGCGGTGGTTTCTGATCGGCACGCCAACTTCATCGCTGCGGAGTCGGGAGCCTCTGCTGATGACCTGATCCGGCTGATCGATCACGTTCAGCGGGAAGTTGCTGAGCAGACCGGCGTCCACCTGGTTTGCGAGGTGGTGATCTGGCCTTGA
- the tilS gene encoding tRNA lysidine(34) synthetase TilS — protein MAGHSTKVALDPLVRETAVALRERCGFDPRSEPVIAVACSGGGDSQALLRALCALAGRRGWHQRVLVAHVNHHLTEQSDEADTFLRQQATDWGADYAVRSIHPDRHGGNLEATARKQRHAALRSIAREHGVRTVALAHHADDQLETMLMRLMRGAGPRGLAGMAWSRQSAAGDLAVVRPMLGITHAEIIGFLERHQVRWFEDPLNSKQHLRRNRLRADVLPGLRTLWPKGHRRALETADQLREMAQWMASRVEAERSLFTPSGHELRADLAALAGLKAPLASALLRSVLLESGVRADRLSARIVREIAEAVSQSPAQPSSWTLAGGVEVMVNHRSVVIRRPAS, from the coding sequence ATGGCCGGTCACTCCACAAAGGTTGCGCTCGATCCGCTGGTCCGTGAGACGGCGGTCGCCCTGCGAGAACGCTGCGGGTTCGACCCGCGGTCTGAGCCGGTGATCGCCGTGGCCTGCTCGGGGGGCGGGGACTCGCAGGCCTTGCTGCGGGCGTTGTGTGCCCTGGCCGGTCGGCGAGGTTGGCACCAGCGGGTGCTTGTGGCGCACGTCAATCACCATCTGACTGAGCAATCTGACGAGGCGGACACGTTTCTCAGGCAGCAGGCGACTGATTGGGGGGCTGACTACGCGGTGCGGTCGATTCACCCGGATCGGCATGGCGGGAATCTCGAAGCGACGGCCCGGAAGCAGCGCCATGCGGCACTGCGGTCGATCGCGAGAGAGCACGGGGTGCGAACGGTGGCCTTGGCCCATCACGCGGACGATCAGCTCGAAACCATGCTGATGCGGCTGATGCGTGGGGCTGGCCCGAGAGGGCTGGCGGGAATGGCGTGGTCAAGGCAGTCGGCGGCGGGCGATCTGGCCGTGGTGCGGCCGATGCTGGGAATCACCCACGCCGAGATCATCGGTTTTCTGGAGCGGCATCAGGTTCGGTGGTTCGAGGACCCGCTCAACAGCAAGCAGCACCTCAGGCGGAATCGCTTGCGGGCGGACGTGTTGCCGGGGCTGCGGACGCTGTGGCCTAAGGGGCATCGGCGGGCACTTGAGACAGCAGACCAACTCCGGGAGATGGCTCAGTGGATGGCCTCGCGGGTAGAGGCGGAGCGATCTTTGTTCACGCCATCGGGACACGAACTGCGGGCGGATCTTGCTGCGCTGGCTGGGCTTAAAGCCCCTTTGGCTTCAGCGTTGCTGCGTAGTGTGTTGCTCGAATCAGGAGTTCGGGCTGATCGGCTCTCCGCCCGGATCGTGCGGGAGATCGCAGAGGCAGTGTCTCAATCGCCTGCGCAGCCGTCCTCCTGGACGCTGGCGGGGGGTGTGGAAGTGATGGTCAATCACCGGTCGGTGGTGATCCGTCGCCCTGCTTCTTGA
- a CDS encoding type II toxin-antitoxin system VapC family toxin: MKSAAVLLDASATLAWLLDDEAGGPAYDALLSGRELLATSLWQLEVVNALLKRERQKRLSRGQVDRLLRQLDALGVRILPDPDPRSLVGLAELARPHQLSSYDASYLDAALTHGLALVTEDNNLRQACRALGVALLSPG, encoded by the coding sequence GTGAAGTCGGCTGCTGTTCTTCTCGACGCCTCTGCGACGCTTGCCTGGTTGCTGGATGACGAGGCCGGTGGGCCTGCCTATGACGCGCTGCTGTCGGGCCGTGAGCTGTTAGCCACTTCGCTCTGGCAACTTGAAGTGGTCAACGCGCTGCTCAAGCGTGAGCGTCAGAAGAGGCTAAGCCGAGGTCAGGTCGATCGGCTGCTGCGCCAGCTTGATGCTCTGGGCGTCCGCATTCTTCCCGATCCTGACCCTCGCTCGCTTGTCGGCCTGGCAGAGCTTGCTCGTCCGCATCAGTTGTCCTCGTACGACGCGAGCTATCTCGACGCCGCGTTGACTCATGGGCTTGCGCTAGTAACCGAGGACAACAACCTCCGGCAGGCGTGTCGGGCGTTGGGTGTGGCGTTATTGAGTCCGGGCTGA
- the rsfS gene encoding ribosome silencing factor: MTDDHAQPCPSDPEELLDELEDEPSPPIRRLYPDAPSRKFACFSARLLSELHCEDVLVFDVRGISQITDYLVLASGTSDRQLRGVSGRVVELAKEHDIERFGTETDTDSTWRVIDFSSVMVHLFEPVTRAHYDLEMLWGDAPQIRWRDEAPQTILKKQGDGSPPTGD, encoded by the coding sequence ATGACCGACGACCACGCCCAGCCATGCCCGTCAGACCCCGAAGAGCTCCTGGATGAACTCGAGGATGAGCCTTCCCCGCCCATCCGCAGGCTCTACCCCGATGCGCCGAGCCGTAAGTTTGCCTGTTTCTCGGCACGCCTGCTGTCTGAGCTGCACTGCGAGGATGTCCTGGTTTTCGACGTCCGCGGGATCAGCCAGATCACCGACTATCTGGTCCTCGCCTCCGGCACCTCCGATCGCCAGCTCCGTGGCGTGTCCGGTCGTGTTGTCGAACTGGCCAAGGAGCACGATATCGAACGCTTCGGCACCGAGACCGACACCGACTCGACCTGGCGCGTGATCGACTTCTCCAGCGTGATGGTTCATCTCTTCGAGCCGGTGACCCGGGCCCACTATGACCTCGAAATGCTCTGGGGCGACGCCCCGCAGATCCGCTGGCGCGACGAGGCCCCCCAGACGATCCTCAAGAAGCAGGGCGACGGATCACCACCGACCGGTGATTGA
- a CDS encoding type II toxin-antitoxin system prevent-host-death family antitoxin — protein MEQIGLFQAKTHLSQIVDQVQKSGRAVTLTRRGIPVAEIRPLAEESEMTREQAFEAIRQMRSSMPRISAVEIREAIDEGRM, from the coding sequence GTGGAGCAGATCGGGCTTTTTCAGGCGAAGACGCACTTGTCGCAGATCGTGGACCAAGTTCAGAAGAGTGGTCGCGCGGTGACGCTGACCCGACGCGGCATTCCGGTTGCCGAGATCCGGCCGCTAGCTGAAGAATCTGAGATGACCCGCGAGCAGGCCTTTGAAGCGATCCGCCAGATGCGGTCTTCCATGCCTCGTATTAGTGCCGTGGAAATCCGTGAAGCGATTGATGAAGGCCGGATGTGA